In Polynucleobacter ibericus, a genomic segment contains:
- a CDS encoding peptidase: MTYCIGLCLKDGLVFLSDTRTNAGVDQIGTFRKMTLFQNRDRFFTLMSAGNLAITQSVKEILLQGQLFKGKNLWTANNSYEAAVVVGNAIKQVYERDHAALEKSGLEFNCNMIFGGQVKGEKPRLFNVYSAGNFIEATPETCYFQIGESKYGKPILDRVLNFNTPLNLATKCALISMDSTLKSNISVGLPLDMLVYEKNSLKATKLVTLDDANPYFAMIHRAWGEKLREAFNSIAEPSWSGANKSSDISTPAKKMGIVPINHPPSKAGALKRARISKAAPAKKVVKKVAAKKVVAKKK, translated from the coding sequence ATGACGTATTGCATCGGGCTTTGCCTTAAAGATGGCCTTGTATTTTTATCAGACACCCGCACCAATGCAGGTGTTGACCAAATTGGCACCTTTAGAAAAATGACTTTGTTTCAAAACAGGGATCGTTTCTTCACTCTGATGAGCGCCGGTAATCTCGCTATTACCCAGTCTGTAAAAGAAATACTGCTTCAAGGACAGCTTTTTAAGGGTAAGAATCTCTGGACAGCCAATAACTCATATGAAGCCGCTGTTGTTGTAGGCAATGCTATTAAACAAGTTTATGAGCGCGATCATGCGGCACTAGAAAAATCGGGCCTTGAATTTAACTGCAATATGATTTTTGGCGGCCAAGTCAAAGGTGAAAAACCTCGCCTTTTTAATGTTTACTCGGCAGGAAATTTTATTGAAGCTACTCCAGAGACTTGCTATTTCCAAATTGGTGAATCCAAATACGGCAAGCCAATCTTGGACAGAGTACTCAATTTCAATACGCCTCTCAACCTGGCGACTAAGTGCGCCCTCATCTCCATGGACTCCACTCTGAAAAGTAATATTTCAGTGGGGCTACCTTTGGATATGTTGGTATATGAAAAGAACTCTCTGAAAGCAACTAAGCTCGTTACCCTAGATGATGCAAATCCCTATTTCGCAATGATTCATCGGGCATGGGGCGAGAAGTTGCGCGAGGCTTTTAACTCTATAGCCGAACCAAGCTGGAGCGGCGCTAATAAATCGAGTGATATCTCTACCCCCGCTAAAAAAATGGGGATTGTTCCAATCAATCACCCTCCATCCAAAGCGGGAGCTCTAAAGAGAGCAAGGATAAGCAAGGCTGCTCCTGCAAAGAAGGTGGTAAAGAAAGTTGCTGCAAAGAAAGTGGTTGCCAAGAAAAAATGA
- a CDS encoding transglutaminase family protein: MHLKIRHRTEYRYETPVRYSIQELRLTPPSVAGQQIDKWKIGTPIKASSSIDTFGNTCNVFVQESPYTSMMIEAEGEVRTQDAFEFVDDARAVSPYYLLQQTNLTEPTEKMLEYFSYSLPKKNSVDQVLKLAEAVQGLIVYTPGQTNFATTAAQSFAMKSGVCQDHAHIMLSLCRASGIPARYVSGYFFAEESPNLASHAWIDFCSDIEKGIWTSVDITHACLIDSRHIRLAIGRDYYSAAPVKGVRTGGGGEELSANISIQQLA; this comes from the coding sequence ATGCATCTCAAAATTCGCCACCGCACTGAATATCGCTATGAAACACCTGTGCGTTACTCCATTCAGGAACTGCGCTTAACTCCTCCTTCTGTAGCAGGTCAACAGATTGATAAGTGGAAGATCGGCACGCCTATTAAAGCGTCTAGCTCTATAGATACTTTCGGAAACACATGCAACGTATTCGTCCAAGAAAGTCCCTATACCTCGATGATGATAGAGGCGGAGGGCGAAGTTCGCACACAAGATGCCTTTGAGTTTGTGGACGATGCAAGGGCAGTATCCCCCTACTACCTTTTACAGCAAACCAACTTAACTGAGCCAACAGAAAAAATGTTGGAATATTTTTCTTATAGCCTGCCAAAGAAAAATTCTGTTGATCAAGTGCTTAAACTTGCCGAGGCTGTTCAAGGTTTGATTGTGTACACACCAGGACAGACTAACTTTGCAACAACTGCTGCACAATCTTTTGCTATGAAATCTGGCGTCTGCCAAGATCATGCCCACATTATGTTGAGTCTATGCCGTGCTTCAGGTATTCCAGCTCGATATGTCAGCGGCTACTTCTTCGCAGAAGAGTCTCCAAACCTTGCTAGCCATGCTTGGATAGACTTTTGCAGCGACATTGAAAAAGGTATTTGGACGAGCGTTGATATCACCCATGCCTGCCTGATTGATTCTCGTCATATCCGACTGGCTATTGGTCGCGACTATTATTCTGCAGCCCCCGTTAAGGGTGTTCGCACTGGTGGTGGCGGCGAAGAACTTAGCGCCAATATCTCCATTCAACAGCTAGCCTAG
- a CDS encoding alpha-E domain-containing protein: MLSRTADCLYWMARYTERAENTARMLDVNHQTSLLPQPAEFLEQSWKKLLTISKLEESFLSKYDVVNRENVLDFMIYETSNPSSIVSCLYAARENARVIRGKITSEVWETQNTTWLELQRILEARHQADPSRLLEWVKHRCHLFRGVLYGTMLKNEAFYFINVGTLLERADNTARILETKYEDQAALKVLRPNKGSEEGPDGNFFDFYHWAALLRSVSAFEIYRQIYSDQVTPKQVAQLLIFNKQMPRSLVCCVNELILLISEMKNQQSKEIERLLGKLKASLDYSDIDEVFEQGLEEFIESFLERINHVADEFSSAYLIPLAVA; the protein is encoded by the coding sequence ATGTTAAGTCGTACCGCTGATTGTCTTTATTGGATGGCCCGTTATACCGAGCGCGCAGAAAATACTGCCCGCATGCTCGATGTAAACCATCAAACATCACTACTACCTCAGCCTGCAGAGTTTTTAGAGCAGAGCTGGAAAAAATTATTGACGATTTCGAAACTCGAAGAATCTTTCCTGAGCAAATATGATGTGGTCAATCGCGAGAATGTCTTGGATTTCATGATCTACGAAACCAGCAATCCATCAAGCATTGTTTCCTGCTTGTATGCTGCGCGTGAAAATGCTCGCGTGATTCGCGGCAAGATTACTTCCGAGGTTTGGGAAACGCAAAATACTACTTGGCTTGAGTTACAGCGCATTCTAGAGGCTAGGCATCAAGCAGATCCCAGCCGCCTCCTGGAGTGGGTAAAGCACCGCTGCCATCTATTTAGAGGCGTGCTTTATGGCACCATGCTTAAGAACGAAGCCTTCTACTTTATTAACGTCGGAACACTGCTTGAGCGAGCCGATAATACTGCTCGTATTTTGGAAACAAAATACGAAGACCAGGCAGCACTCAAAGTATTACGCCCAAATAAAGGGAGTGAAGAAGGACCGGATGGTAACTTCTTTGACTTCTATCACTGGGCAGCCCTGCTTCGATCTGTATCAGCATTTGAGATTTATCGTCAAATCTATTCTGATCAGGTAACCCCCAAACAAGTCGCCCAATTACTGATTTTCAACAAGCAGATGCCACGCTCCTTAGTGTGTTGTGTCAATGAATTAATTCTCCTGATTTCTGAGATGAAGAATCAGCAATCCAAAGAAATTGAACGCTTACTCGGAAAGCTCAAGGCGAGCCTGGATTACTCTGATATTGATGAGGTATTTGAACAAGGTTTAGAGGAATTCATTGAAAGCTTCTTGGAGCGCATCAATCATGTGGCTGACGAGTTCAGTAGCGCCTACCTCATACCGTTGGCTGTTGCCTAA
- a CDS encoding circularly permuted type 2 ATP-grasp protein, protein MKLPFDEMLDAAGKARPHYQIFHNWLKQQSDTLMGLKRAEADLIFRRVGITFAVYGDDLGSERTIPFDQVPRIFTAKEWEQLEAGLRQRVKALNRFIYDVYHDEEIIKAGIVPAEQIYNNAQYRPEMRNVSVPRDIYAQIAGIDIVRAGEGEFYVLEDNLRVPSGVSYMVEDRKMMMRLFPDLFQKYRIAPVEHYPDLLLECLKSVKPDDVKKPNVVVLTPGMYNSAYFEHSYLAQQMGVELVEGKDLFVKNEQVFMRTTQGPERVDVIYRRVDDDFLDPLAFRSDSTLGVAGLLSAHRAGNVTLANAIGTGIADDKSIYPYVPEMIEFYLGEKPILNNVPTFQCRKTDDLAYTLANLDKLVVKLTHGAGGYGMLVGPASTKAEIEEFRKHLIANPDKYIAQPTLALSTCPTFVESGVAPRHIDLRPFVLSGKTIKMVPGGLTRVALKEGSLVVNSSQGGGTKDTWVLEE, encoded by the coding sequence ATGAAATTGCCTTTTGACGAAATGCTCGACGCCGCAGGCAAAGCGCGTCCCCACTACCAAATCTTTCACAACTGGTTAAAACAGCAAAGTGACACCCTCATGGGGCTCAAACGCGCTGAAGCCGACCTCATTTTTAGGCGGGTGGGCATCACCTTCGCCGTCTATGGAGATGACTTGGGGTCAGAAAGAACAATTCCTTTTGATCAGGTGCCGCGCATCTTTACCGCAAAAGAATGGGAACAGCTAGAAGCAGGATTACGTCAGCGCGTGAAAGCACTTAACCGCTTCATCTACGACGTGTATCACGACGAAGAAATTATTAAAGCAGGCATCGTTCCTGCTGAACAGATTTATAACAATGCCCAATATCGTCCTGAGATGCGTAATGTCAGCGTGCCACGCGACATCTATGCACAAATTGCAGGGATTGATATCGTTCGAGCTGGTGAGGGCGAGTTCTATGTACTAGAAGATAACTTACGCGTTCCTTCTGGCGTGTCTTACATGGTTGAAGATCGCAAGATGATGATGCGTCTCTTTCCGGATCTATTTCAGAAATATCGCATTGCGCCTGTAGAGCACTACCCTGATCTTTTACTGGAGTGCCTTAAATCCGTTAAACCAGATGATGTTAAAAAGCCGAACGTAGTAGTACTCACGCCAGGCATGTATAACTCTGCCTACTTTGAGCACAGCTACCTTGCTCAGCAGATGGGTGTTGAGCTAGTAGAGGGTAAGGACTTATTTGTTAAAAATGAACAAGTCTTTATGCGCACTACTCAAGGACCTGAGCGAGTAGATGTCATCTATCGTCGTGTTGATGATGATTTCTTGGATCCATTAGCATTTCGCTCCGATTCCACTCTGGGTGTTGCAGGACTTTTATCTGCACACCGCGCCGGCAATGTGACATTAGCTAATGCAATAGGTACCGGCATTGCCGATGACAAATCTATTTATCCCTATGTCCCCGAGATGATTGAGTTTTACTTGGGTGAGAAACCGATTCTGAATAACGTACCGACATTCCAATGTCGCAAGACAGATGATTTAGCTTACACCTTAGCCAACTTAGATAAGCTGGTGGTGAAACTGACCCATGGAGCTGGTGGCTATGGCATGTTGGTTGGTCCAGCCTCCACCAAAGCAGAGATTGAAGAATTTAGAAAGCATCTCATTGCCAATCCAGATAAATACATTGCTCAACCAACATTAGCCCTATCCACCTGTCCTACTTTTGTAGAGTCAGGCGTTGCGCCAAGACATATCGATTTAAGGCCCTTCGTTCTCTCAGGCAAAACGATCAAGATGGTTCCTGGCGGACTCACTAGGGTCGCGCTCAAAGAAGGCTCTTTAGTAGTGAACTCCTCCCAAGGTGGTGGTACTAAAGATACCTGGGTCTTGGAAGAGTAA
- the smpB gene encoding SsrA-binding protein SmpB yields MSIVDNKKAFFDYFIEERFEAGLVLEGWEVKAIRAGRVHIKEAYVVIRKAELFLIGCHITPLLSASTHILPDNTRTRKLLLNAIEIRKLIGKVEQKGYTLVPLNLHFSKGNVKCEIGLARGKKQHDKRAATKEREWEVQKGRIARGDLNA; encoded by the coding sequence ATGAGTATCGTCGATAACAAAAAAGCCTTCTTCGATTATTTTATCGAGGAACGTTTCGAGGCAGGGCTTGTGCTGGAAGGCTGGGAAGTAAAAGCCATCCGCGCAGGTCGCGTGCACATCAAAGAAGCGTATGTCGTCATTCGCAAGGCGGAGCTATTTTTGATCGGCTGCCACATCACCCCTTTACTCTCAGCCTCTACCCATATCCTTCCGGATAACACCCGTACAAGAAAGCTTCTTCTGAATGCTATTGAGATCCGCAAGCTTATTGGGAAGGTAGAGCAAAAGGGCTACACCTTAGTACCGTTAAACCTGCATTTCTCTAAAGGCAATGTCAAATGCGAAATTGGCTTAGCAAGAGGTAAAAAGCAGCATGACAAACGCGCGGCCACCAAAGAACGGGAATGGGAAGTTCAAAAAGGTCGTATTGCTAGAGGCGATTTAAACGCATAG
- a CDS encoding type II toxin-antitoxin system RatA family toxin: protein MADVYKTVLIGQSADRMYGLVTDVARYPEFLPWCGGVEIFEQTETVLDAKINIHFKGINQYFHTRNVNHRPETIDMVFVDGPFKHFSGQWNFIPLREDACKVEFKLHWEFKSVILDKIIGPVFGHIAGTFVDCFVKRAEDLYG, encoded by the coding sequence ATGGCAGACGTCTACAAGACCGTTTTAATTGGCCAATCAGCCGACCGCATGTACGGCTTAGTGACTGATGTCGCCCGTTACCCTGAGTTCCTGCCTTGGTGTGGTGGGGTAGAAATTTTTGAGCAGACAGAGACCGTGCTTGACGCCAAAATCAACATCCATTTCAAGGGTATTAATCAGTACTTTCACACCCGGAATGTAAATCACCGTCCAGAAACGATTGATATGGTCTTTGTGGATGGCCCGTTTAAGCATTTTTCTGGTCAGTGGAACTTTATCCCCTTGCGAGAGGATGCCTGTAAGGTCGAGTTCAAGCTCCATTGGGAATTTAAGAGCGTCATCCTCGATAAGATCATTGGCCCAGTCTTCGGTCATATCGCTGGTACCTTTGTAGATTGTTTTGTGAAGCGTGCCGAGGACCTCTATGGCTGA
- a CDS encoding RnfH family protein, translated as MAEYSLELILCDARQGVPQLRPFKLLLDANEPATVGLALVKAGFATGPDDPVLARKGCFGVFGKRKDWDSPIYAGDRLELYSPLLIDPKTVRRKKANQNQDAKFQAAAAKRKARRL; from the coding sequence ATGGCTGAGTACTCGCTCGAGCTGATTCTCTGTGACGCCAGACAAGGGGTGCCACAGCTGAGGCCCTTCAAGCTCCTTCTAGATGCTAATGAGCCGGCGACGGTTGGTTTAGCTCTGGTCAAGGCGGGTTTCGCAACTGGCCCAGATGACCCTGTTTTAGCCAGAAAAGGGTGCTTTGGGGTCTTTGGTAAACGCAAGGACTGGGATAGTCCGATTTATGCTGGAGATCGCTTAGAGCTTTATTCCCCGCTGCTAATCGACCCCAAGACTGTCCGGCGTAAAAAGGCCAATCAGAACCAGGATGCCAAATTCCAGGCGGCCGCAGCTAAAAGAAAGGCTAGGAGGCTATAA
- the guaB gene encoding IMP dehydrogenase, producing the protein MRLIQKALTFDDVLLVPAYSSVLPRDASLASKLTRDISLNTPLVSAAMDTVTEGRLAIAMASEGGIGIVHKNLKPAEQAREVAKVKRYESGVLRDPITISPDVTLRQVIQLSREHGFSGFPVLVGKEVVGIITNRDLRFEEDLDAPVKTKMTPRERLITVKEGCSLEEAKRLMSQHRLERVLVVNDQFELRGLITVKDILKATEHPNACKDSEGKLRVGAAVGVGPDNDERIELLVRAGVDVIVVDTAHGHSQGVLDRVKWVKKNYPHVQVIGGNIATGEAAKALADHGADGVKVGIGPGSICTTRIVAGVGVPQITAIVNVASALKGTGIPLIADGGVRYSGDVAKALAAGASSVMMGGMFAGTEEAPGEVFLYQGRSYKSYRGMGSLGAMADGSADRYFQSDIVANAEKLVPEGIEGQVPYKGSVLAILHQLTGGIRSSMGYLGCKTIDELHEKANFVEITSAGVRESHVHDVKITKEAPNYHID; encoded by the coding sequence ATGCGACTCATTCAAAAAGCACTCACTTTTGACGATGTGCTCCTCGTACCGGCCTATTCATCGGTACTCCCTCGAGATGCCAGCTTGGCAAGTAAGTTAACTCGAGATATTTCACTCAATACACCATTGGTGTCTGCAGCTATGGATACCGTTACAGAAGGTCGTTTGGCAATTGCTATGGCCAGCGAGGGTGGTATTGGCATCGTTCATAAAAACTTAAAGCCTGCCGAGCAAGCACGTGAAGTAGCTAAGGTAAAGCGTTACGAATCTGGAGTTCTGCGTGATCCGATCACCATCAGCCCAGATGTTACTTTGCGTCAAGTAATTCAGCTTTCTCGTGAACATGGTTTCTCAGGATTCCCGGTTCTCGTAGGTAAAGAAGTTGTCGGAATTATTACGAACCGCGATTTGCGTTTCGAGGAAGATTTAGATGCGCCAGTAAAAACCAAAATGACTCCACGCGAGCGTTTAATTACTGTAAAAGAAGGTTGTTCATTAGAAGAAGCAAAACGTTTAATGAGCCAGCATCGTTTAGAGCGTGTCCTCGTTGTAAACGATCAGTTTGAATTACGCGGCCTGATTACGGTTAAAGATATTCTGAAGGCGACTGAACATCCTAACGCTTGTAAAGACAGTGAAGGCAAGCTGCGTGTTGGTGCTGCGGTAGGTGTTGGTCCTGATAACGATGAGCGTATTGAGTTGTTGGTACGTGCAGGCGTTGATGTCATCGTAGTAGATACGGCTCATGGCCATAGCCAAGGCGTATTAGACCGTGTGAAGTGGGTTAAGAAAAACTATCCTCATGTACAAGTGATTGGTGGCAATATTGCTACTGGTGAAGCTGCTAAGGCATTAGCTGATCATGGTGCTGATGGTGTCAAAGTCGGCATTGGTCCAGGCTCTATTTGCACTACTCGTATTGTCGCTGGTGTTGGTGTTCCGCAAATCACTGCGATTGTGAATGTGGCTTCCGCACTTAAGGGTACAGGCATCCCATTGATTGCTGATGGTGGCGTACGTTACTCTGGCGATGTCGCTAAAGCATTGGCTGCTGGTGCTAGCTCTGTGATGATGGGCGGCATGTTTGCTGGCACTGAAGAAGCTCCGGGCGAAGTGTTCTTATATCAGGGACGTTCATATAAGAGTTATCGTGGCATGGGTTCATTGGGCGCGATGGCCGATGGTTCTGCTGATCGCTATTTCCAAAGTGACATTGTTGCGAATGCAGAGAAGCTTGTTCCTGAAGGTATTGAAGGTCAAGTACCTTACAAGGGCAGCGTACTCGCCATCTTGCATCAGCTTACTGGCGGCATTCGCTCTTCCATGGGATACCTTGGTTGCAAAACCATCGATGAGTTGCATGAAAAAGCCAACTTTGTAGAAATCACCTCAGCCGGCGTGCGTGAGTCGCACGTTCATGATGTGAAGATCACTAAAGAAGCACCTAATTACCATATTGATTAA
- the guaA gene encoding glutamine-hydrolyzing GMP synthase, which yields MHDKILILDFGSQVTQLIARRVRDGRVYSEIHPHDCDPEFIRKFIQDQGGKGIILSGGPSSVTEDGSPRAPQIVFELGVPVLGICYGMQTMATQLGGAVASAESLGKAREFGYSEVRAHGHTNLLKGIQDFSTSEGHGILKVWMSHGDSVTTLPPSFKLMASTESCPIAGMADEERRFYAFQFHPEVTHTIQGTAIIERFVHEICHCKPDWVMGDYIAEAVENIRQQVGNEEVILGLSGGVDSSVAAALIHRAIGDQLTCVFVDHGLLRLNEGDMVMEMFARNLGVKVIRVDAKEKFMGELAGVADPEAKRKIIGKEFVEIFQTESGKIQNAKWLAQGTIYPDVIESAGKGKKGAHTIKSHHNVGGLPEDMHLKLLEPLRELFKDEVRELGVALGLPREMVYRHPFPGPGLGVRILGEVKAEFAILLQRADAIFIEELRNTIDEVSQKSWYDLTSQAFAVFLPVKSVGVMGDGRTYEYVVALRAVQTQDFMTAHWAHLPHELLGKVSNRIINEVRGINRVVYDISGKPPATIEWE from the coding sequence GTGCACGACAAAATACTGATTCTCGACTTTGGTTCACAAGTAACTCAACTGATTGCTCGGCGTGTGCGCGATGGACGCGTGTATTCAGAAATTCATCCCCATGATTGCGATCCAGAGTTTATTCGCAAGTTCATTCAAGATCAGGGTGGCAAAGGCATTATTCTTTCTGGTGGCCCTAGTTCAGTAACTGAAGACGGCAGCCCCCGCGCACCGCAAATCGTTTTTGAGCTCGGCGTTCCGGTTTTGGGAATTTGCTACGGCATGCAAACCATGGCTACTCAATTGGGTGGAGCAGTTGCTTCTGCTGAGTCTTTAGGCAAAGCCCGTGAGTTTGGATATTCTGAGGTGCGTGCGCATGGCCACACCAATTTACTCAAAGGTATTCAGGACTTTTCGACCAGTGAAGGTCATGGCATTCTGAAGGTGTGGATGAGTCATGGTGACTCCGTCACTACATTGCCGCCATCATTTAAGTTAATGGCTTCAACTGAGTCCTGCCCAATTGCTGGCATGGCGGATGAAGAGCGTCGTTTTTATGCATTCCAGTTTCACCCTGAAGTAACCCATACGATTCAGGGTACCGCCATCATCGAGCGCTTTGTGCATGAGATTTGCCATTGCAAGCCTGATTGGGTGATGGGTGACTACATTGCAGAAGCTGTTGAGAATATCCGTCAACAAGTTGGCAATGAGGAAGTCATTCTCGGTCTATCTGGTGGCGTGGATTCTAGTGTTGCTGCAGCCTTAATTCATCGTGCGATTGGTGATCAACTTACCTGCGTATTTGTTGACCATGGCCTACTTCGCTTGAATGAAGGCGATATGGTAATGGAGATGTTTGCACGGAACTTAGGCGTGAAGGTCATCCGTGTCGATGCTAAAGAGAAGTTTATGGGTGAGCTAGCTGGTGTTGCTGATCCAGAAGCTAAGCGCAAAATTATCGGCAAAGAATTCGTAGAAATATTCCAGACTGAATCTGGGAAGATTCAAAATGCCAAGTGGCTTGCTCAAGGAACTATTTACCCAGACGTGATTGAATCTGCTGGCAAGGGTAAGAAGGGTGCTCATACGATTAAGAGTCACCATAATGTTGGCGGCTTGCCTGAAGATATGCATCTGAAATTGCTTGAGCCATTGCGTGAACTCTTCAAAGATGAAGTGCGTGAGCTAGGTGTTGCGTTAGGCTTACCCCGCGAGATGGTATATCGCCATCCATTTCCAGGACCCGGTCTTGGCGTGCGCATCTTGGGCGAGGTCAAAGCAGAGTTTGCTATCTTGCTCCAGCGCGCTGATGCTATCTTTATCGAAGAATTGCGCAATACGATTGATGAAGTCAGTCAAAAGTCTTGGTATGACCTCACTAGCCAGGCATTTGCTGTTTTCTTGCCAGTGAAGTCGGTAGGCGTCATGGGTGATGGCAGAACTTATGAGTATGTTGTTGCTCTGAGGGCGGTACAAACTCAAGACTTTATGACGGCGCATTGGGCTCATCTGCCACATGAATTACTCGGTAAAGTTTCCAATCGCATTATTAATGAAGTCCGCGGTATCAATCGAGTTGTATACGACATCAGCGGAAAACCGCCAGCAACGATCGAGTGGGAATAG
- a CDS encoding ferritin-like domain-containing protein — MLELREAALAILASTDAQNKVAQLFSLFDGYQNQQITLDLARKINAQDLSLPGRPLKPELVLPKLVPKRRMDTPEGRAGLLHSLAHIEFNAMNLALDAIWRFPDMPQEYYEDWLKVAKEEAYHFSLVNEHLHALGFTYGDFPAHNSLWEMVERTTDSVMARMALVPRTMEARGLDAVPSIRDRFQQIKEVRAVEILEIILHDEIGHVLIGNRWFNFLCNKENLSPITAYRELAAKYRAPVLKPPFNMEARKQAGFTTEELNLLEA; from the coding sequence ATGCTTGAATTACGAGAAGCTGCACTCGCAATCCTGGCAAGCACTGATGCACAAAATAAAGTTGCTCAGTTGTTCAGTTTGTTTGATGGTTATCAAAATCAACAAATTACTCTCGACCTTGCGCGCAAGATTAATGCCCAAGATCTTTCTCTTCCTGGCCGTCCCTTAAAGCCAGAATTGGTTCTTCCTAAGCTTGTTCCCAAAAGAAGAATGGATACGCCTGAAGGTAGGGCGGGCTTATTGCATTCGCTTGCCCATATTGAATTTAATGCCATGAATCTTGCGCTCGATGCGATCTGGCGCTTTCCTGATATGCCTCAGGAATACTATGAAGATTGGCTCAAGGTTGCCAAAGAGGAGGCTTACCACTTCAGCTTAGTAAATGAGCATCTGCATGCACTTGGATTTACCTATGGCGATTTTCCGGCGCACAATAGCTTGTGGGAAATGGTTGAGAGAACAACCGATTCGGTGATGGCCAGAATGGCACTTGTCCCCAGAACAATGGAGGCTCGGGGGCTTGATGCAGTCCCTTCGATTCGTGATCGCTTTCAGCAAATTAAAGAAGTGCGCGCGGTGGAGATACTAGAGATCATTCTTCATGACGAGATTGGTCATGTACTGATAGGCAATCGTTGGTTTAATTTCTTGTGTAACAAAGAGAATCTTTCTCCAATCACTGCTTATCGAGAATTGGCTGCAAAATATCGAGCACCCGTTCTCAAGCCCCCATTTAATATGGAAGCTCGCAAGCAAGCAGGTTTTACAACGGAAGAGTTAAATCTTCTGGAGGCTTAG